Proteins encoded in a region of the Altererythrobacter ishigakiensis genome:
- a CDS encoding SDR family oxidoreductase: MKLESGMAAVVTGGASGLGRASAQALADQGLKVAIFDINDEDGEAHAKAIGGTFHHVDIMDEQSVEDGFAAARDANGQERVTVHCAMASRRGKTLGWDKENGCYKRLPTDDYAFGAEGILVASYRIASISALGMANSEPLNEDGERGCITLTASVAAQDGQIGQVIYGSCKSGVNGLVLPMARDLMDIGIRINSVMPGIFATPLMLGMKDRNPAMWAQLNASVPFPKRLGHPEEFASLICEIARNSYINGHQFRLDGAIRMPPK; this comes from the coding sequence ATGAAACTCGAAAGTGGAATGGCGGCTGTGGTGACAGGCGGAGCCTCTGGCCTTGGCCGCGCAAGCGCGCAGGCGCTGGCCGATCAAGGGCTGAAGGTCGCAATTTTCGATATCAATGATGAAGACGGCGAAGCGCATGCCAAAGCGATCGGCGGCACGTTCCACCATGTCGACATCATGGATGAGCAATCGGTCGAAGATGGTTTTGCCGCGGCTCGCGACGCGAATGGCCAGGAACGCGTGACAGTACACTGCGCCATGGCCAGCCGACGTGGCAAGACACTGGGCTGGGACAAGGAGAACGGTTGCTACAAGCGCTTGCCAACCGACGACTATGCCTTCGGTGCAGAGGGTATTCTGGTCGCAAGTTACCGCATCGCCAGCATTTCAGCGCTGGGCATGGCAAACAGCGAGCCGCTGAACGAAGATGGCGAGCGCGGGTGCATCACGCTGACCGCCAGTGTTGCCGCACAAGACGGACAGATCGGGCAGGTGATCTATGGCAGCTGCAAATCAGGCGTAAACGGTTTGGTCCTGCCGATGGCGCGCGATCTGATGGATATCGGCATCCGCATCAATTCAGTCATGCCGGGCATCTTTGCCACGCCGCTGATGCTGGGGATGAAAGATCGCAATCCGGCAATGTGGGCACAGCTGAACGCCAGCGTGCCTTTCCCGAAGCGACTAGGCCATCCAGAGGAGTTTGCGTCGCTGATCTGCGAGATTGCACGTAACAGCTACATCAACGGGCACCAGTTTCGCCTCGATGGCGCGATCAGAATGCCGCCCAAATGA
- a CDS encoding glutathione S-transferase family protein, with protein MMPTEPLRFYGNPSSPYSRKMLALLRYRHIPHTIMWGSPGAAPPHFPKPKVGLLPTFYFPTEGGGLEAVIDSTPIARRLEREYSGRSAIPADPELAFYMDLVEDYADEWLTKPMFHYRWHHQADRDHAGRFLAFTANIALDSDSAQSAAAAFTKRQFERLYVVGSNDQTADAIEASYKRFLAILDDLLTARTFLLGDRPSVADFAIYGQMTQLGLVDPTPRTLMLESTPRLEAWIWKTDDLAGLDPGDQGWIDGATARTSLAPLFAEIAETYLPVLLANASAVANGEKQFTTEVSGSEWTQPTFPYHARCLTNLRRSFSSLEGEAKEAVVATLIANGCESLTERIE; from the coding sequence ATGATGCCAACCGAACCGCTCCGTTTTTACGGCAATCCCTCTTCGCCATACTCGCGAAAGATGCTTGCCTTGCTGCGATACCGGCACATCCCGCACACGATCATGTGGGGATCGCCCGGCGCCGCACCGCCTCATTTTCCCAAGCCGAAGGTGGGGTTGCTCCCCACCTTTTATTTCCCGACTGAGGGTGGCGGTTTGGAGGCAGTCATCGACTCGACCCCGATCGCGCGCAGACTTGAGCGCGAATACTCTGGCCGAAGCGCGATCCCAGCCGATCCGGAACTCGCGTTCTACATGGATCTGGTAGAGGACTATGCCGATGAGTGGCTAACGAAGCCGATGTTCCACTACCGCTGGCACCATCAGGCCGATCGGGATCATGCCGGGCGGTTTCTGGCCTTCACTGCGAATATTGCGCTGGACAGCGATTCAGCGCAGTCTGCCGCAGCAGCTTTCACCAAGCGCCAGTTCGAACGCCTTTACGTTGTAGGTTCGAATGATCAGACTGCAGACGCGATTGAAGCCAGCTACAAGCGCTTTCTGGCTATCCTTGATGACTTGCTGACCGCGCGCACGTTCCTTTTGGGTGATCGTCCCAGCGTCGCCGATTTCGCTATTTATGGTCAAATGACCCAGCTTGGACTGGTCGATCCAACACCGCGGACCTTGATGCTGGAAAGCACGCCGCGCCTCGAAGCCTGGATCTGGAAGACGGACGATCTTGCTGGCCTCGACCCAGGTGATCAAGGCTGGATAGACGGTGCAACCGCCAGGACAAGTCTTGCTCCGCTTTTCGCGGAGATCGCCGAAACATATCTGCCTGTATTGCTGGCGAACGCCAGCGCTGTAGCGAATGGCGAAAAGCAATTCACAACCGAAGTGAGTGGCAGCGAATGGACTCAGCCTACATTTCCTTACCACGCCAGATGCTTGACCAACCTGCGAAGGAGCTTCTCTTCGCTTGAAGGGGAGGCAAAAGAAGCGGTGGTCGCGACCTTGATCGCCAATGGCTGTGAATCACTGACCGAGAGAATAGAATGA
- a CDS encoding NAD(P)-dependent alcohol dehydrogenase, translating to MTTATNEYPTKAYGTSAPDAPVGPMDITRRGLREDDVLIDITHCGICHSDLHTARNDWGRTTYPVVPGHEIVGTVAAIGEKVTRHEVGDRVAIGCMVDSCMECRHCDQDLEQYCVNGMVGTYNGKDLRDGAPTFGGYSERIVCREEFVLKVPDAMPMAEAAPLLCAGITTYSPLRTWKIGPGSKVAVAGLGGLGHMGVKLAAATGAEVTVLSRSESKREDAEKLGAHAFLNTSDKDAMKAKTSYFDMVLNTIPVRHDITPYLHLLKIDGVQVLVGVIDMLPEMHSGILLGRKVLTGSGIGGLAETQEMLDFCAEHDVLPEIEIIRMQEVNDAYDRMEKSDVKYRFVIDMGSLKET from the coding sequence ATGACAACAGCTACCAATGAGTACCCGACCAAAGCCTACGGCACCTCGGCTCCTGACGCTCCTGTCGGGCCAATGGACATCACCCGCCGGGGGTTGCGCGAAGACGACGTTCTAATCGACATCACGCATTGCGGAATTTGCCATTCGGATTTGCATACTGCCCGCAATGACTGGGGTCGAACGACTTATCCTGTTGTGCCGGGCCATGAAATTGTCGGCACAGTTGCGGCCATAGGCGAAAAAGTGACCCGGCATGAGGTAGGGGATCGGGTGGCTATCGGCTGCATGGTCGATAGCTGCATGGAATGCCGGCACTGCGACCAGGATCTTGAGCAGTATTGCGTGAACGGGATGGTCGGCACCTACAACGGCAAGGACTTGCGCGATGGCGCTCCTACCTTTGGCGGCTATTCCGAACGCATAGTGTGCCGCGAGGAATTCGTGCTCAAGGTACCGGATGCGATGCCTATGGCTGAAGCAGCTCCATTGCTGTGTGCAGGCATCACAACCTATTCTCCGCTACGCACCTGGAAAATCGGCCCGGGCAGCAAGGTAGCTGTAGCTGGGCTTGGCGGGCTGGGCCATATGGGTGTGAAACTGGCCGCCGCGACGGGCGCGGAAGTTACAGTGCTGAGCCGAAGTGAGAGCAAGCGCGAGGATGCCGAAAAGCTGGGCGCGCACGCGTTTCTCAACACGTCAGACAAAGACGCGATGAAGGCCAAGACCAGTTACTTTGACATGGTCTTGAACACTATCCCGGTACGCCATGACATCACTCCGTATCTGCACCTGCTGAAGATCGACGGTGTTCAGGTGCTGGTGGGCGTGATCGACATGCTGCCAGAAATGCATTCCGGCATACTTCTGGGCCGCAAGGTGTTGACCGGCAGCGGGATTGGCGGGTTGGCAGAGACGCAAGAGATGCTCGATTTCTGCGCTGAGCATGATGTCCTGCCAGAGATCGAGATCATTCGCATGCAGGAAGTGAACGATGCCTATGACCGGATGGAAAAAAGTGACGTGAAATATCGCTTTGTCATCGATATGGGCAGCCTCAAAGAAACTTGA
- a CDS encoding enoyl-CoA hydratase has protein sequence MTDHIRIEQSDRLITVTFNRPDKRNAITQDMYQAMADAVNAYAADDKSRALMITADGAGDGAYFTAGNDLQDFAMGPRGENNPPVIQFLHAIKDCPKPLIAAVNGPAIGVGLTLTLHCDLVYAAQSATFSAPFVKLGLVPEAASSMLLPEAIGMAAAMDVFMTGRTLTSEEALSMGLVSRVFDDGEFHSQARELAHVVANAAPNAMRHAKALVRDRNAQITDRMAAESVHFANQLQSPEFGESVAAMMAKRPAVYP, from the coding sequence ATGACTGACCATATCCGCATCGAACAAAGCGACCGCCTGATTACGGTAACGTTCAACCGCCCTGACAAACGCAATGCCATCACGCAGGACATGTACCAAGCGATGGCGGATGCCGTGAACGCATACGCTGCCGATGATAAAAGCCGCGCGCTTATGATTACAGCGGACGGTGCTGGGGACGGGGCTTATTTCACTGCCGGCAACGATCTGCAGGACTTTGCCATGGGGCCGCGCGGTGAGAACAATCCGCCGGTGATTCAATTTCTCCACGCGATCAAGGATTGCCCCAAACCCTTGATCGCTGCGGTAAACGGGCCAGCGATTGGTGTTGGCCTGACACTCACCCTTCATTGCGATCTGGTTTACGCCGCGCAATCGGCGACGTTCAGCGCGCCCTTCGTGAAGTTGGGACTCGTACCCGAAGCAGCCTCTTCTATGCTGCTGCCAGAAGCCATTGGCATGGCCGCAGCGATGGACGTGTTCATGACCGGGCGCACGCTGACATCGGAAGAGGCCTTGAGCATGGGATTGGTCTCACGCGTGTTTGATGACGGCGAATTCCACTCACAAGCGCGCGAGCTGGCTCATGTGGTTGCCAACGCTGCACCCAATGCAATGCGCCATGCAAAGGCGCTGGTCAGGGATCGCAATGCGCAAATCACCGATCGCATGGCAGCCGAAAGCGTGCATTTCGCCAACCAGCTTCAATCACCGGAGTTCGGTGAAAGCGTTGCGGCGATGATGGCGAAGCGCCCGGCGGTCTATCCCTAA
- a CDS encoding CoA-acylating methylmalonate-semialdehyde dehydrogenase, with the protein MRQVDHFIVGGAGGGTGRKHQIWNPSTGEVQAEVALGDAALLDKAVATAKKVQPDWAATNPQKRARVMFKFKELIEQNMQELAELLSSEHGKVIDDAKGDVQRGLEVIEYACGIPQALKGEYTQGAGPGIDVYSMRQPLGIGAGITPFNFPAMIPMWMFGMACAAGNAFILKPSERDPSVPVRLAELFLEAGAPEGLLQVVHGDKEMVDAILDHPDIPAISFVGSSDIAQYIYSRGAANAKRVQAFGGAKNHGIVMPDADLDQVVNDLAGAAFGSAGERCMALPVVVPVGEDTAERLKEKLIPAIHALRVGVSTDPEAHYGPVVTPEHKARVESWIDKAEAEGAEIVIDGRGFSLQGHEKGFFIGPTLIDRVTPQMESYQEEIFGPVLQIVRANDFEDAVRLPSEHQYGNGVAIFTRNGHAAREFASRVNVGMVGVNVPIPVPVSYHSFGGWKRSGFGDIDQYGMEGLKFWTKNKKITQRWPDGGGDGSNAFVIPTMG; encoded by the coding sequence ATGCGGCAGGTTGATCATTTCATTGTTGGTGGCGCGGGCGGCGGGACAGGCCGCAAGCATCAGATCTGGAACCCGTCGACCGGCGAAGTTCAGGCCGAGGTCGCATTGGGCGATGCAGCTTTGCTAGACAAGGCAGTTGCCACCGCAAAGAAAGTCCAGCCGGACTGGGCGGCGACTAATCCGCAGAAACGCGCGCGTGTCATGTTCAAGTTCAAGGAACTGATCGAGCAGAACATGCAAGAACTAGCCGAGCTGCTCTCAAGCGAGCACGGCAAAGTCATCGACGATGCCAAAGGTGACGTGCAGCGGGGGCTTGAAGTCATCGAATACGCTTGTGGCATTCCGCAGGCGTTGAAGGGCGAATACACTCAGGGAGCTGGCCCGGGCATTGATGTCTATTCGATGCGCCAGCCGCTGGGCATCGGTGCGGGCATTACGCCGTTCAACTTCCCCGCGATGATCCCCATGTGGATGTTCGGCATGGCGTGCGCGGCAGGCAATGCCTTCATCCTGAAACCTTCGGAACGCGATCCGTCCGTGCCTGTCCGTCTGGCAGAATTGTTTCTTGAGGCTGGCGCGCCTGAAGGGCTCTTGCAAGTCGTTCACGGCGACAAGGAAATGGTCGACGCAATCCTTGATCACCCGGACATTCCGGCAATCAGCTTCGTCGGCAGCTCTGACATCGCGCAATATATCTACTCGCGCGGCGCGGCCAATGCGAAGCGCGTACAGGCGTTCGGTGGCGCGAAGAACCACGGTATCGTGATGCCGGATGCCGATCTGGATCAGGTCGTCAACGATCTGGCAGGCGCGGCATTCGGTTCCGCAGGCGAACGCTGCATGGCGTTGCCCGTAGTGGTACCCGTCGGCGAGGACACCGCCGAGCGTTTGAAGGAAAAGCTTATCCCGGCGATCCATGCATTGCGCGTGGGCGTCTCAACCGATCCCGAAGCGCACTACGGCCCGGTCGTCACGCCCGAGCACAAGGCGCGGGTCGAAAGTTGGATCGACAAGGCAGAAGCAGAAGGGGCGGAAATCGTGATCGACGGGCGCGGTTTCAGCCTGCAGGGGCACGAGAAAGGCTTCTTCATCGGCCCGACGCTGATCGACCGCGTGACGCCGCAGATGGAAAGTTACCAGGAAGAGATTTTCGGCCCTGTGCTGCAAATCGTGCGTGCCAACGATTTCGAAGATGCCGTACGCCTGCCGAGCGAGCACCAGTATGGCAATGGCGTTGCAATCTTCACCCGCAATGGCCACGCTGCGCGCGAATTCGCCAGCCGGGTGAACGTGGGCATGGTCGGCGTAAACGTGCCGATCCCTGTTCCCGTCAGCTACCACAGCTTTGGCGGATGGAAGCGCAGCGGCTTTGGCGACATCGACCAATACGGGATGGAAGGCCTCAAGTTCTGGACCAAGAACAAGAAGATCACGCAACGCTGGCCGGACGGCGGCGGAGACGGATCGAATGCCTTTGTCATTCCAACGATGGGCTAA
- a CDS encoding I78 family peptidase inhibitor: MRLIATPLFALPLTACAGYAEPETAPPAPPVPAAPPEYVCNAAPAQYHIGHDATQGMGAAILKESGARTLRWGPPRTAWTMDYRQDRVNVRYGDDMKITEVSCG, encoded by the coding sequence ATGAGACTGATTGCGACTCCACTATTCGCACTGCCGCTTACGGCTTGCGCCGGCTACGCTGAACCAGAGACCGCACCTCCTGCGCCACCTGTTCCCGCCGCACCACCAGAGTACGTCTGCAATGCAGCGCCCGCACAATACCATATCGGCCACGATGCAACGCAGGGAATGGGGGCAGCCATACTCAAGGAAAGCGGCGCCCGCACTTTGCGCTGGGGCCCACCCCGCACCGCGTGGACAATGGATTATCGCCAAGATCGCGTGAATGTACGCTATGGCGATGACATGAAGATAACCGAAGTCAGCTGCGGGTGA
- a CDS encoding acyl-CoA dehydrogenase family protein, translated as MTGQFALTDDQLAIQEMAQRFTADNITPFAGEWDEKHHFPKDVIKQTAELGFGAIYVSEESGGIGLGRLEAALIMEAMAYGCPTTSAFISIHNMAAWMIDTFGGQEVKAKYLPDLVTMDKIASYCLTEPGSGSDAAALKTSAKLDGDHYVLNGTKQFISGGGVNDVYVCMVRTGEHKTKGITCLVIDKDTPGVSFGAPEKKLGWNASPTAQVIFEDARVPVANRVGAEGEGFRFAMAGLDGGRINIGACSLGGAQRCLDEAVNYTKERKQFDTPVADFQNTQFMLADMATELEAARALLYLAAAKVTDNAPDKTRFSAMAKRLATDSGSNVVNNALQLFGGYGYLKDYPIERFWRDLRVHSILEGTNQVMRMIVGRDLLRQ; from the coding sequence ATGACAGGACAATTTGCACTAACTGACGACCAACTCGCCATTCAGGAAATGGCGCAACGGTTCACCGCCGACAACATCACGCCCTTTGCTGGCGAATGGGACGAAAAGCATCATTTCCCCAAGGATGTGATCAAACAGACTGCAGAGCTTGGCTTCGGCGCGATCTATGTATCGGAAGAATCGGGCGGGATCGGCCTTGGCCGACTTGAGGCCGCGCTGATCATGGAGGCAATGGCCTATGGCTGCCCGACTACCAGCGCCTTTATCTCAATCCATAATATGGCAGCCTGGATGATTGACACTTTCGGCGGCCAAGAAGTGAAGGCGAAATACCTGCCTGACCTCGTCACCATGGACAAGATCGCCAGCTACTGCCTTACCGAACCGGGCTCTGGCTCCGACGCAGCTGCGCTAAAGACCAGCGCCAAACTGGATGGCGATCACTATGTGCTCAATGGCACAAAACAGTTCATCTCAGGTGGCGGCGTGAACGATGTTTACGTGTGTATGGTGCGCACCGGAGAGCACAAGACGAAGGGCATCACCTGCCTCGTCATCGACAAAGATACGCCCGGGGTCAGCTTTGGTGCGCCAGAAAAGAAACTAGGCTGGAATGCATCGCCAACCGCGCAAGTGATCTTTGAAGATGCACGCGTGCCTGTGGCTAATCGTGTGGGCGCCGAAGGCGAGGGGTTCCGCTTTGCAATGGCCGGACTAGACGGCGGGCGTATCAATATCGGCGCATGTTCGCTGGGCGGCGCGCAACGCTGCTTGGATGAGGCGGTGAATTACACCAAGGAGCGCAAGCAATTCGATACGCCTGTGGCCGATTTCCAGAACACGCAGTTCATGCTGGCCGATATGGCGACCGAGCTGGAGGCGGCACGCGCGCTGCTCTATCTCGCGGCGGCGAAGGTCACCGATAATGCGCCGGACAAGACGCGTTTCTCAGCCATGGCTAAACGGCTCGCGACTGATAGCGGATCGAACGTCGTCAACAACGCGCTGCAACTGTTCGGCGGCTATGGCTATCTGAAGGATTATCCGATCGAGCGTTTCTGGCGCGATCTGCGCGTGCATTCGATCCTGGAAGGCACCAATCAGGTCATGCGGATGATCGTCGGACGGGACTTGCTGCGGCAATGA
- a CDS encoding enoyl-CoA hydratase/isomerase family protein: protein MTDEVLISTEGAAGKLSLNRPKALHSLTLDMCHAMSAALSQWAEDEAVKAVILDHAEGRGFCAGGDINLLRESALNDGGVSGRKFFHDEYQLNHQMFTYEKPIVAFMDGITMGGGVGISQPCKYRVATENTRFAMPETGIGLFPDVGGGWYLSRLGGRLGQFLALTGARLDGAECLWTGLATHYLPSDKLEEAKERIAAGHEPGGVLSALSEKPPEARIEDNASLIRKHFASDRYEDILSSLEADDTEWAAKESATLRTKSPQTCKVALRQLAESAQLNDFADNMRMEYRIASRVLTRPDFAEGVRAVIVEKTHDPKWDPATPEGVSDELIDQIFAPLPADEEWKPL from the coding sequence ATGACAGATGAAGTTTTAATTTCGACCGAAGGAGCGGCAGGCAAGCTCTCGCTCAATCGCCCGAAGGCGCTGCATTCGCTGACGCTCGACATGTGCCATGCGATGAGCGCGGCACTTTCTCAATGGGCGGAAGACGAGGCTGTGAAGGCCGTGATCCTCGACCATGCCGAAGGGCGCGGTTTCTGTGCAGGTGGCGACATTAACCTGCTGCGTGAAAGTGCGCTGAATGATGGCGGGGTGTCTGGCCGCAAGTTCTTCCACGACGAATATCAGCTGAACCATCAGATGTTCACTTATGAAAAGCCGATCGTGGCCTTCATGGACGGCATCACCATGGGCGGCGGCGTGGGTATCTCACAGCCGTGCAAGTATCGGGTTGCGACAGAGAATACGCGGTTCGCCATGCCTGAAACGGGCATCGGCCTGTTCCCCGACGTTGGCGGTGGCTGGTACCTGTCGCGGCTTGGAGGTCGCTTGGGTCAATTTCTTGCGCTCACGGGTGCACGGCTCGACGGCGCAGAATGCCTGTGGACCGGCCTCGCGACCCACTACCTGCCCAGCGACAAGCTGGAAGAAGCGAAAGAGCGCATTGCAGCCGGGCATGAGCCAGGCGGCGTCCTGTCTGCCCTGTCAGAGAAGCCACCCGAAGCGCGAATCGAAGACAACGCGAGCCTGATCCGCAAGCATTTCGCATCAGATCGCTATGAAGACATCCTTTCCAGCCTTGAGGCTGATGACACGGAATGGGCGGCGAAGGAGTCAGCGACACTGCGCACAAAGAGCCCGCAAACCTGCAAGGTGGCGCTACGCCAGTTGGCCGAAAGCGCACAGCTTAACGACTTCGCTGACAATATGCGTATGGAATACCGCATTGCCTCACGCGTGCTCACCCGCCCCGATTTTGCTGAAGGCGTGCGCGCAGTAATCGTTGAGAAAACGCACGATCCCAAGTGGGATCCCGCTACTCCTGAAGGCGTGAGTGACGAGCTGATCGATCAGATTTTCGCGCCCTTGCCTGCCGATGAGGAATGGAAACCCCTATGA
- a CDS encoding enoyl-CoA hydratase-related protein, which translates to MTYETITTEKDAHGTKGVTLMTINRPQALNALNSKVMEELIQAFADYQADDSQLCAILTGSGEKAFAAGADIKEMSEKAAADFYLDDFFAPWTSEIVKKTRKPWIAAVNGFALGGGCELAMMADFIIASDNAKFGQPEIKLGVAPGMGGSQRLTRAIGKSKSMEMCLTGRMMSAEEAERSNLIVRVVPQADLIAEVLKTAATIASMPPMATIANKEMVNSAFEMTLDQGLIVERRIFQILTASEDKAEGMAAFIEKREGQWKGR; encoded by the coding sequence ATGACCTACGAAACCATTACCACTGAAAAAGATGCCCACGGCACCAAGGGTGTCACGCTGATGACGATCAACCGTCCTCAGGCGCTCAACGCACTGAATTCCAAGGTTATGGAAGAGCTGATCCAAGCTTTCGCCGACTATCAGGCGGATGACAGCCAGCTGTGCGCCATCCTGACCGGGTCCGGCGAGAAAGCCTTCGCGGCTGGCGCAGATATCAAGGAGATGAGCGAGAAGGCGGCGGCTGATTTCTATCTCGACGATTTCTTTGCGCCCTGGACCAGCGAGATCGTGAAGAAGACCCGCAAGCCTTGGATCGCAGCGGTCAACGGTTTTGCGCTGGGCGGCGGGTGCGAGCTTGCCATGATGGCAGACTTCATCATCGCCTCGGACAATGCGAAGTTCGGGCAGCCTGAGATCAAGCTGGGCGTTGCGCCCGGCATGGGCGGATCACAGCGGCTCACCCGCGCAATCGGCAAATCGAAATCGATGGAAATGTGCCTGACGGGCCGGATGATGAGCGCCGAGGAAGCCGAGCGGTCGAACCTGATCGTGCGCGTCGTGCCTCAAGCGGATTTGATCGCCGAGGTGTTGAAGACCGCAGCGACAATCGCCAGCATGCCGCCGATGGCTACCATCGCGAACAAGGAGATGGTCAATTCGGCTTTCGAAATGACACTGGATCAAGGCTTGATCGTTGAGCGCCGCATCTTCCAGATTCTGACCGCCTCCGAAGACAAGGCGGAAGGCATGGCCGCCTTTATCGAGAAGCGCGAGGGCCAGTGGAAGGGACGCTAG
- the mmsB gene encoding 3-hydroxyisobutyrate dehydrogenase, which translates to MKIAFIGLGNMGGGMAANLVKAGHHVRAFDLSEEALARAKEAGCETFTSVRDAVKDAEAVVSMLPNGAIVKSVYTSDVIGHTPHAATLIDCSTIDVATAREVADAAHAEGYKMVDAPVSGGIAAANAGTLTFMVGGEIHAFEAAKPVLEAMGKAVIHAGGIGNGQAAKICNNMLLAIHMIGTCEAFSMAEKLGLDAQTFYDISSVSSGQNWSMTSYCPVPGVGPHSPSDNDYQGGFATALMLKDLKLAMEAAESAGATTALGRHAKDIYEAFAEQNGAVDFSGVIKTL; encoded by the coding sequence ATGAAAATCGCATTTATCGGACTTGGTAATATGGGCGGCGGGATGGCCGCGAACTTGGTGAAGGCCGGGCACCATGTCCGTGCGTTCGACCTGTCCGAAGAGGCGCTCGCCCGCGCTAAGGAAGCCGGCTGCGAAACATTCACCAGCGTCCGCGACGCTGTGAAAGATGCCGAAGCGGTTGTCTCCATGCTGCCTAACGGCGCAATCGTGAAATCGGTCTACACCAGCGATGTGATCGGCCACACCCCGCATGCCGCAACGCTGATCGATTGTTCCACCATTGATGTCGCCACCGCGCGTGAAGTCGCCGATGCAGCACATGCGGAAGGCTACAAGATGGTCGATGCGCCCGTTTCTGGCGGCATCGCGGCGGCGAATGCTGGCACGCTAACCTTCATGGTCGGCGGAGAAATTCACGCGTTTGAGGCAGCCAAGCCGGTGCTTGAAGCGATGGGCAAAGCCGTGATTCACGCAGGCGGCATCGGCAATGGTCAGGCTGCAAAAATCTGCAACAATATGCTGTTGGCGATCCACATGATCGGCACCTGCGAAGCCTTCAGCATGGCTGAGAAGTTGGGCCTTGATGCACAGACATTTTATGACATCTCCAGCGTATCTTCGGGCCAGAACTGGTCGATGACCAGCTATTGCCCGGTTCCGGGTGTCGGCCCGCACTCACCGTCTGACAATGACTATCAGGGCGGCTTTGCCACCGCGCTGATGCTCAAGGACCTCAAGCTCGCGATGGAAGCGGCGGAAAGTGCAGGCGCAACAACCGCGCTGGGGCGCCACGCCAAGGATATCTACGAAGCCTTCGCCGAGCAGAACGGCGCGGTTGACTTCTCTGGCGTGATCAAGACGCTCTAG
- a CDS encoding NTP transferase domain-containing protein, translating to MDGKITALIMAGKRSGIMDPLATRAGVSQKCVAPVLGVPMIERVLKEVAGCDQIGAIHIVAHEADEIKALPTAQALSAEGRLHFKEGKFNIVDSVFSGAEGASFPLMITTADNCLVTSDGYAEFIDKALSAEAGAAAALARKEDVQAADPEGQKKFYEFSDGGYSNCNTYWIGSDEALKAAEIMREGGQFVKFPKRIAKAFGWMNLVRFYFGWGTKEMIFEQVSKRFGFKLVPIVMSRGEFAIDVDNERTFEVTERLLKKRAAAAG from the coding sequence ATGGACGGGAAAATCACTGCACTCATTATGGCCGGCAAACGTTCCGGCATTATGGATCCACTCGCCACGCGCGCAGGCGTATCGCAGAAATGCGTAGCACCTGTGCTGGGCGTGCCGATGATTGAGCGTGTGCTGAAAGAAGTCGCAGGATGTGACCAGATCGGCGCGATTCACATCGTCGCGCATGAAGCGGATGAGATCAAAGCTTTGCCCACTGCACAGGCGCTGAGCGCTGAAGGCCGACTGCACTTCAAGGAAGGCAAGTTCAACATCGTCGACAGCGTATTTTCAGGCGCCGAGGGGGCGAGTTTCCCGCTGATGATCACCACAGCGGACAATTGCCTTGTTACGTCAGACGGATACGCCGAATTCATCGATAAAGCGCTCAGCGCTGAAGCCGGAGCTGCGGCAGCGCTCGCCCGCAAAGAGGATGTGCAGGCGGCGGATCCAGAAGGACAAAAGAAGTTCTACGAATTTTCGGACGGCGGCTATTCCAATTGCAACACGTACTGGATCGGCAGCGACGAAGCGCTCAAAGCTGCTGAGATCATGCGTGAAGGCGGACAGTTTGTGAAATTCCCCAAGCGCATCGCCAAGGCTTTCGGCTGGATGAATCTGGTTCGCTTCTACTTCGGGTGGGGTACGAAGGAGATGATCTTCGAACAAGTCTCAAAACGGTTCGGGTTCAAGCTTGTGCCGATTGTCATGTCGAGGGGCGAATTCGCAATCGACGTCGACAATGAACGCACGTTCGAAGTGACTGAACGACTGCTCAAGAAACGCGCAGCGGCTGCAGGCTAA